The following nucleotide sequence is from Sparus aurata chromosome 22, fSpaAur1.1, whole genome shotgun sequence.
TTTTGTTCATCTTGGCCAGACCTCTAAACAGCCATAGTTTTGGTATTATTTTTAACTAAACACTTTATTTAGCATTCTTGTACTAGGGTATAGCGTCCCTCCTAAAATGATGCAGGTCACAAGGTAGCGTCAactgacattttctgtcaataCTACCAGGCCACTGTAACCCTCTTAACCACCAAATTAACTGTGGGTCTTGAACATGTGTAGCCTGTAGAACAGTGGGGTCAAAAAAGAATAGCAAACCCAGAACTGAGTGTCAGTGTGGTTATCATCACACTATTTAATCTCAACAGttggtaagaaaaaaatattacagcATATATAAACATTAGGATCACTCCAGCTCCTCTGAGTGCTTAAACTTTGCTATGTTACATTCGACTCACTGACAAGTCCACAAAATCCAAGGCAACATTCCTCGACGACATCCTGCTATAATTTAACAGCCTCTAAGCAAAGTTGAATTTACACAAGATTCCtcaaacacacttacacactgaATCTGACTCGTCTCTGATCAAGGCAAACGTGGTGCTAGTATGTACAGTCTGTTGTGTGGATGTTAGCGTGCGTGTAGCCGTCATGATGAATCTGAAGATCAGGTTGTAgatgtcattttaatttattgGGGGTAGGCTTCGATCACCATGGCATGACCctagaaatacaaaaatacaagaacaaaaatagGGTGTTACGATTATATTAAAGTTATATATTAAGTGCTGTCAAATCTGAGTAGCCCAAAAAGTATGTCATTTGGAAGAAATTACTTCCCTTGTCACCAGATAGGAAAAAATAGTACAAAATACTGTACAGACATACAAAAATGTTGgctttaaaacactttaaagtgttaaatttgaatttaatgACTTGTGTGACTGCTGTCTCATGCACATTACCTGTCCTCCAGCAGCGCAAGCCGCCACCAGTCCGTactgtcctccctccttctgCAGCCGGTGTGCCACTGTGGTCACCAGCCTGCAGCCTGTGGCACCGAACGGGTGACCCAGAGACAGAGAGCCCCCCCACAGGTTGAACTTCTCCATGGGAGGAGCTCCCACCTGCACACACAACAGACATTTGGTCAGGACTGTGAAATCGGAAATTCCACATTCAGATAGGTGGGagatataaacacacagttgccgtttttagacagggcaccaagccgaaaattgggggtctgttttggtccaccaattttccgcctcggagggtacacttatttccgcctcgcctgctatcttaaaacgaggcggcaatgtgccggcctctgcgtgaggtgggcggaggtgtcaatgacctgcactgttgtgacccacagccggggagttttaaaaccaagaaacagctgatcacagcagtcagtccatcatttcatctgaCTGCCAGAGTTAAAGCTCAAGTaaataacttttcatttttcaaccCATATTTACAGTATTCTATGTTACTGGAGGGCAGTTGAAATGGAAAAGATGCTTTTAAAGATCCATTAACATGAaatctttgtttctttgcaaTATCCCTTGATGTAAATCAatgcaattattttattttatgagttTGCTTGATATTATTCTGGACTTGAAACATTATTATGGTATAAAACTAAGGAAAAACTAGGAATTGTGATATAATTAGGCGTGAAATCAAAATAAACTGGCAAAGGTCTAAAatttgttgttttctatttCTTCCATTTcgtatattttgtttgttgtttgtttgcctttttttttggctaGTCGTCAAGAGAGACAGTGTATCCATGTCTATTTATCTTGGCCAAATGTACTCGATGTTTATCTATTTCAGCACGTTGTTAGCATCCACATGTTCTCCATGGATCCATTCTGACCAGCAGTCACATTTACCTTCGATTTCCTGCCCAAGTAAGTCTGGCCGAACCAATCGGAGTCCATAGCCTTCAGATTTGCCATTATCTGGCccttgaaaaaacacacacacacatacatccacaGTTACCATAGAtaccaaacagaaaacacattgaTTTCTGCTGATTCAGAAGTCCAGGATGAGAGGAAGACCGGTCagatcttcctcctccttgaataacacagaaaaaaaaaaattgatcatGGCAGACAGAAAATTGAGAGTTTAATCAATCAAGTGATGTATCTGTAACTTAAAACATCTTGGAGATTGACAGGTTATTAATAGATCACTATGCACTTTCAACAACcaccacacatttttttttccactgagtaTGTTGTGATAACTCACTGCGAATGCCTCGTGGAACTCAAAGACGTCAATGTCATTCATAGTCAAACCAGCCCGTTCCAGGACCTTTGGTGTGCCGTACGTTGGCCtggaagacagaaaaacattttgctcAAATAACAGATAATCAAAAGAAGCACTGAAAAACGCCATCACCccttaaaaaaactttaaattctTAAACTACATTTTAGAAGTGTTAGAACctgaattgtttattttattgtggttATATGAATGCAACTTATGGCTCTGTTGCATTGCTGCCTGCCTTTCTTTGTGTGCAACAAGCAAGAGAGCAAGCAGCCTTGTGACTgcagtgaaaatgttgtttttgaagCAAAAGGCCAACAAATATGGATTGTCTCTACGAGTTGTTAAACAATCCCACGCAGCCGCCACTGGATCTAATTCTGCAAGTACTATAACAGTAgatgtttttatactgggcagcaaacCGCCAATTTGGCCTTCCTTTTTGCGGCTAGCATCTccttacgcctaccccagtggcggctttttggaaaagaaggaatattacacctcccttttagatagacaGGGCGGcagattgcagcctttacctggctgcaaatgtgccgccttttctatctaaaaggggctactAATAACATCAGTTTAATCTAATCATTAATTAATAATCTGAAACTGTGCAGAAATACAGGCTTTAAAACAGATTGATTaacacatacaaaaaacaaaagaaaaagctgcaaaacaTTCGTCATGAATAATGCTTTGAAGCTTCAAACTTTTTAGTACACCCCTTTTACCTGCTGACACTGATGTAAAGCAGATCAAAACAAGTGTTGCTAACGTTTATGAACAACATATAAGACTTAAAATGAAATAAGGAAAACAACTATCAGTTGATATTTCTACGAGGCAATCATCTAACACGGAGGGACTCACCCCAAAAGCAGCTGATCTTTGGGGTCTTGAGACACGTAGACGAAGTCTCTGCAaggatgaaaacacaaaatatgatcAGCACCTCAACTGAAATAGCATCCCTGATGAAACTGAGGCTGCTCTACCAAACAGAGAAGGTGCAGATATACCTGAGGTAGGCTTTGGGCTTGTAACCCATGGCCAAGGCTTTCTCTTCAGACATGATGAGCACAGCAGAGGCACCGTCGGTCTGAGGAAACACGATCAAGCAGTTTGGTTCAGGGTTCACACAGCTAACAAGAGACTGAAAATCAAGCACTTCAAGGTAGCTTAAATGAACATTACAGGATTCCTTTATACCCACAGCATTTAATGTATAATGTGACCTTGTTTAATTTACCAGTTATTCACATTATCTTTGATTATAAATATTAACTAACTTTTGATTTAGATGAGTGATTGTGTAGACAAAACACCACATTAAGTTGAAAAATTGAGTATTGAGTATTATTTGGTTTCAAGCACATTCCTAACCTTGACAACTggtcaaaacattttctaaacttTAAAGACGTTGTACGAACTTGGTTACTTATAGTCAGAACAGGTTATGAATTTTGGCAAATGTTTCTTCTTGTGAGGCAATCAACTTAAGTAGTTGGCATCAAAtcagtggagaaaaaaatattttggaaGTGAACCCAGAATGTCACCAGAAGTGTAAacaagataataaaaaaaaaataagctaaAGTTGGttaacagtgttttgtttgaggtattttacagctttgtTTTAGCAGCCTGaagtgtgtgtagctgtgtgtgtttgatttacacacagaaacagatgcCCGTGTCTATGCTGAAGGTGTTTTTGAACCAGAAAGGACGAAATAACGAAGGCTGAAAGTGCTGAAGGGTCcgatgagagtgtgtgtgagtgtgtgtttaccaGGAAAGAGGAGTTGGCGGCGGTGACTGTGCCGTGAGGTTTGATGAAGGCGGCCTTTAGTTTACCCATTTGCTCCATGGAGGAGGGGCGGATTCCGTTGTCCTTGGAAACAATATCACGACctgatgaagacaaaaaataTACGGACATTGtgtaaacaaaagaaatgaacaatACATGAACACGCAACCCAGTGCATCTCTTATACCTCAACCTTTAATTTGACTCtagacaaaagaaaaatacaacaatataacagacaacaattaacacacaccCAAGTATGAATGTGTCTAAGATTAAATGGTGAAGTTGTGTCTACCTGGCACTTTAAAGGAGATTACATCCTGCAGCAGACCGGCATCCTGGGCCTTTTTGGCCAGTGTGTGTGATCGTAGAGCAAACTCGTCCTGTTCCAGTCTGGTGACCCCGAACGCAGCAGCCAGACGATCTGCACTGTGACCCATCGTCTCTGCTGTGGAGAACTCAGCCACGGCAGGGAGCTGAACATGGACATAATAAAAGGGTTATAGGAGGAAAGACTGTACCGAGTCAAAAAGAAGAACTTAACAAACCAAAATTGGTGCAACATTTGGTGATATTATGTGAATATATACCTCTGGGGCAAGGTGTGCCATCCGAATGCTGCCGATCAAACCGAGCTTGGCGCCGAGGGTCTTTGCCTTGTTGAGGGACAGCATGGTCTTCCTCATCTTACGGCTGTGACGGATAGGAACGTCGGACATGAACTCCACCCCTCCTGCCACAATAGCGTCACACTGGCCTGCAGCAATCAGACCGACACCTGGAGAGGAggtgggagaaagaagacacaaaCAACGGTCAGACACACAAGGAGACAACCAGAAAAACTCATtgggacatttaaaaaaggttaacttttacaaaaaactacatatgtacatccat
It contains:
- the hadhb gene encoding trifunctional enzyme subunit beta, mitochondrial; its protein translation is MASMLLSTLRSCPVSPSWAMRIGARSLSTTAQLQAQVQTKSKKSLARPGMKNIVLVEGVRTPFLLSGTTYADLMPHDLARAALQGLLNKTGLPKDAVDYIIYGTVIQEVKTSNVAREAALGAGFSDKIPAHTVTMACISSNQAMTSGVGLIAAGQCDAIVAGGVEFMSDVPIRHSRKMRKTMLSLNKAKTLGAKLGLIGSIRMAHLAPELPAVAEFSTAETMGHSADRLAAAFGVTRLEQDEFALRSHTLAKKAQDAGLLQDVISFKVPGRDIVSKDNGIRPSSMEQMGKLKAAFIKPHGTVTAANSSFLTDGASAVLIMSEEKALAMGYKPKAYLRDFVYVSQDPKDQLLLGPTYGTPKVLERAGLTMNDIDVFEFHEAFAGQIMANLKAMDSDWFGQTYLGRKSKVGAPPMEKFNLWGGSLSLGHPFGATGCRLVTTVAHRLQKEGGQYGLVAACAAGGQGHAMVIEAYPQ